From the genome of Cryptococcus tetragattii IND107 chromosome 6, whole genome shotgun sequence, one region includes:
- a CDS encoding CDK-activating kinase assembly factor MAT1: MSRVPPKKLPLSSSTIRRPAQPSHRAPQPKQNGPRGKGHEDGYLYVAGVRDPSKRVTEYRTEQDVCPICHTDRQFNKNLRLLVSPCYHKMCESCIDRLFTLGPEPCPQCGRILRKVNFAHQTFEDLKVEKEVSVRRRMADIFNKRRDDFENDRQYDDYLELVEDLTFNLLNDVSIPETEARITEWQRQNKSIIQANKHKAEEESMSQSKREEIERRAREERMRMIEEAERVERMEDERIKGEVTQALAKGETKRAREIEIEAREAKRLRAEALFKFVPPSLLSAQPQEGDVSHSPLSPSYNGPFVPIPYSDPDTAPWAGWYEPKGEYVDRRSGVMFVREDREGKVRGGGYDLQLFWEMEVRSAVEALSVEPLM, translated from the exons ATGTCCCGAGTTCCTCCCAAAAAACTCCCCTTATCATCGTCTACCATCCGTAGGCCGGCCCAACCCAGTCACAGGGCGCCTCAACCCAAACAGAATGGTCCCCGCGGAAAAGGTCACGAAGACGGATATCTCTACGTTGCTGGAGTCAGGGATCCTAGCAAGCGTGTTACAGAATATCGC ACGGAACAAGATGTATGCCCAATATGCCATACTGATCGACAATTCAACAAGAATCTGCGATTACTCGTCTCTCCTTGCTATCACAAGAT GTGTGAATCATGTATCGACCGTCTCTTCACTCTTGGTCCCGAACCGTGTCCTCAATGCGGCCGTATCCTTCGAAAAGTAAACTTTGCGCATCAGACATTTGAAGATCTCAaagtggaaaaggaagtaTCAGTCCGACGGCGAATGGCCGATAT ATTCAACAAACGGAGAGATGATTTTGAAAATGATCGACAATATGACGATTACCTCGAACTCGTCGAAGACCTTA ccttcaacctcctcaACGACGTTTCCATCCCCGAAACCGAAGCTCGCATCACCGAATGGCAACGCCAAAacaaatccatcatccaagcCAACAAACACAAGGCCGAGGAAGAATCCATGTCTCAATCAAAGCGCGAAGAGATTGAGCGTCgggcaagggaagagaggatgaggatgattgAAGAGGCCGAACGGGTTGAGCGgatggaagacgagaggaTAAAGGGCGAAGTGACGCAGGCACTTGCAAAGGGAGAAACGAAGCGAGCGAGGGAGATTGAGATTGAAGCACGAGAGGCAAAACGATTACGCGCCGAAGCGCTTTTCAAATTCGTACCCCCATCACTCTTATCAGCCCAGcctcaagaaggagacgtctctcattctcctctatCGCCGTCGTACAATGGGCCATTTGTCCCGATACCGTACTCGGACCCTGATACCGCCCCTTGGGCGGGGTGGTACGAGCCCAAGGGAGAGTATGTGGATAGACGATCAGGCGTCATGTTCGTCAGAGAAGATAGAGAGGGCAAAGTTAGAGGAGGTGGGTACGATCTGCAATTGTtctgggagatggaggtgagaAGCGCGGTCGAAGCGTTGAGTGTTGAGCCGTTGATGTAA